From a single Sphingobium sp. genomic region:
- a CDS encoding alcohol dehydrogenase family protein — protein sequence MTIPATMRAVLLTGHGGFEKLELRDDVPVPLPGPHEVLIRVGAAGVNNTDINTRIGWYSKAVAEATDAGAATGIASAEDDGWSGEAFQFPRIQGADACGRIVAVGSDIDPARIGERVLIMPNLPGTGRYDIRYFGSEVDGAFADYTCVPAGNAFAVTSPFSDAELASFPCAYATAENILSRIKLAAGEQVLITGASGGVGSAAVQLAKRRGAVVSAIVGVEKASALRDLGADHVIFRDANIEALFGQDHFDAVVDIVGGAQFGAILNVLKRGGRYGVAGAIAGPVVDLDLRTLYLKDLTLIGCTVLEPEVFSNLIRYIEGGEVKPLVAKTFPLFEIVAAQEAFLTKGHVGKIVLTL from the coding sequence ATGACCATTCCGGCTACCATGCGTGCAGTGTTGCTCACCGGCCATGGTGGATTTGAAAAGCTCGAACTGCGCGATGATGTGCCAGTTCCATTGCCGGGGCCGCACGAAGTTTTGATCCGTGTCGGCGCTGCAGGTGTCAACAATACGGATATCAACACGCGTATCGGTTGGTATTCGAAAGCCGTGGCGGAAGCCACCGATGCAGGAGCTGCGACTGGCATTGCATCTGCCGAGGATGACGGCTGGTCGGGCGAGGCGTTCCAGTTTCCGCGCATCCAAGGCGCGGATGCCTGCGGTCGGATCGTCGCGGTCGGCTCTGATATCGATCCCGCACGCATCGGCGAACGCGTTTTGATTATGCCCAATCTCCCGGGAACCGGGCGGTATGATATTCGCTATTTCGGTTCCGAAGTGGACGGGGCCTTCGCAGATTACACCTGTGTGCCTGCCGGCAATGCTTTTGCAGTTACCTCTCCGTTTTCTGACGCTGAACTGGCTAGCTTTCCCTGTGCTTATGCGACTGCGGAAAACATCCTTTCGCGTATCAAGCTGGCCGCAGGGGAGCAGGTGTTGATAACAGGCGCATCGGGCGGGGTTGGTTCTGCGGCTGTGCAACTTGCCAAACGCCGTGGCGCAGTAGTGAGCGCGATAGTCGGGGTGGAGAAAGCGTCGGCGTTACGTGATCTTGGAGCTGATCATGTTATCTTCCGCGACGCTAATATTGAGGCCTTGTTCGGCCAGGACCATTTCGATGCCGTCGTCGATATAGTCGGCGGAGCCCAGTTCGGGGCGATCCTCAACGTCCTCAAACGCGGAGGCCGATATGGAGTTGCCGGTGCCATCGCTGGGCCGGTGGTCGACCTCGATCTGCGAACCCTTTATCTGAAGGACCTGACACTAATCGGCTGCACCGTCCTTGAACCGGAAGTGTTCAGCAATCTGATCAGATATATCGAGGGCGGAGAAGTTAAACCATTGGTCGCGAAGACATTCCCGCTCTTCGAAATTGTGGCTGCCCAAGAAGCATTTCTGACCAAAGGCCATGTCGGTAAGATCGTACTGACGCTTTAG
- a CDS encoding aromatic ring-hydroxylating dioxygenase subunit alpha → MSHTELMSRLANNTRVGFSFDQEFYCSDAVFNADMDQIISRKWLLAGHVSRIPNKGDYFLFRVGSEQIIVIRENADSIRAFFNVCRHRGSTICQAESGNAPKLVCPYHAWTFGLDGKLLAARLMPEDFDKAENSLFSCHVRVFHGLIFINMSEDEPDDFDATFGDMGPILDYHGIADARIAHAGSYPTTANWKLVIENFFECYHCVPSHPEFCSMHAAESIVAVGAGPSSGPADAIAAYAPKVQAWEEKAAALGRPIGNIDDAPDSSHLRLMMQRMNKDGWAAETQDGTAPSPLMGKRTAPDGGRMHLSFSPFSQIVADDHFVILFQFTPRSALASDVEMIWLVDGRATEAEVDIDKMIWGYHATTTQDKVITENNQAGIMSSRYRPGRYSDQEGSVIKFQKWYLNQFGLDRAE, encoded by the coding sequence ATGTCACATACTGAACTTATGAGCCGCCTCGCCAACAATACGCGCGTTGGTTTTAGTTTCGATCAGGAATTCTATTGCAGTGACGCCGTGTTCAATGCCGACATGGATCAGATTATCAGCCGCAAATGGCTGCTGGCAGGTCATGTCTCGCGCATTCCGAACAAGGGTGATTATTTCCTCTTTCGCGTTGGCAGCGAACAGATCATCGTCATCCGCGAAAATGCAGACAGCATCCGAGCTTTTTTCAACGTATGCCGACATCGCGGTTCAACCATTTGTCAGGCCGAAAGTGGCAATGCGCCCAAGCTTGTTTGCCCTTATCATGCCTGGACATTCGGGTTGGACGGCAAATTGCTCGCCGCTCGCTTGATGCCTGAAGATTTTGACAAGGCAGAGAACAGCCTGTTTTCCTGCCATGTCCGTGTCTTTCACGGCCTCATTTTCATCAATATGAGCGAGGATGAACCGGATGATTTCGACGCAACCTTTGGCGATATGGGGCCGATCCTCGACTATCATGGAATCGCTGATGCCCGCATAGCCCATGCCGGAAGCTATCCGACCACGGCCAACTGGAAGCTGGTCATCGAAAATTTCTTTGAATGCTATCATTGTGTGCCATCGCATCCTGAATTTTGTTCGATGCACGCGGCCGAATCTATTGTGGCTGTAGGGGCCGGTCCAAGTTCTGGCCCTGCAGATGCCATCGCCGCTTATGCGCCCAAGGTACAAGCCTGGGAAGAAAAGGCAGCCGCTCTCGGCCGCCCTATTGGAAATATCGACGATGCACCGGATAGCAGCCACCTGCGCTTGATGATGCAACGGATGAACAAGGATGGCTGGGCAGCCGAAACCCAGGATGGCACTGCCCCCTCGCCATTGATGGGCAAGCGGACGGCCCCGGACGGCGGGCGTATGCATCTAAGTTTCAGCCCTTTCAGCCAAATTGTCGCTGACGATCATTTCGTGATCTTGTTCCAGTTCACGCCGCGTTCGGCGCTTGCATCTGATGTCGAAATGATCTGGCTCGTCGATGGTCGCGCGACCGAGGCAGAGGTTGATATCGACAAGATGATTTGGGGCTATCATGCCACAACAACGCAAGACAAGGTGATAACCGAGAACAATCAGGCCGGCATCATGTCCAGCCGCTATCGTCCGGGCCGCTATTCGGATCAGGAGGGCAGCGTCATCAAATTCCAGAAATGGTATTTGAACCAGTTCGGCTTGGATCGTGCCGAATGA
- a CDS encoding FAD-dependent oxidoreductase — translation MAQLPKKAKVVIIGGGVIGCSIAYHLTKIGWDDVVLLERKQLTSGTTWHAAGLVGQLRPSINMTKLAKYTGELYRGLEAETGQATGYRQCGSISMATNQERFEELKRSASMAKVFDLPVHVVTPEEIKALANIVNVDDVVGGIHIPSDGYANAVDITQALAKGARTGGAQIFENTKVTKIRHNGDRVTGVETAEGSIEADFVVICGGMWTRDLAASIGVAAPLHACEHYYVLFEGVEGIDNTLPVLRDYDYCGYYKYDAGKLLVGAFEPNARPWGMDGISEDFCFDEIAGSFEHFEPLLMDAMRRVPALENAGIQKFFCGPESFTPDVRYHLGESAELKGCFVAAGLNSIGLQSAGGVGKVMAEWIRDGIPPADLWTVDIRRNMPFQINRKYLRERVTESLGLLYATHYPFKQYETARGVRKSALHDRLAATGACFGEAFGWERANWYGEPGSTPSYEYSYGRQNWFEANAAECKAVREAVGLFDQSSFAKFRLEGRDACAVLNRVCANDVDVAPGKLVYTQWLNDKGGIEADLTVTRLSETAYLIVTGAETEVKDFNWLKRHMPDDANAVLTNVSSAMGVISIMGPNARALLQSICPNDLSHEAFPFATSQEIELGYAIVRASRITYVGELGWELYIPTEFMTGVYDEIVAAGAAFGLRHCGYHALNALRMEKAYRHWGHDITDEDTPLEAGLGFAVRMDKPGGFIGREALLRQKEEGLKQRLVQFLLKDPAPMLYHNEPIWQGDRIAGYIRSGMYTHGLGGACGLGYVTAADGGVVGAIGADDYEIEIAGVRYPVTASLKPLYDPSNARIKI, via the coding sequence GTGGCTCAACTTCCCAAAAAAGCAAAAGTTGTCATCATCGGCGGTGGTGTCATCGGTTGTTCGATCGCCTACCATCTGACGAAGATTGGCTGGGATGATGTTGTCCTGCTTGAACGCAAGCAGCTGACCAGCGGCACAACCTGGCATGCCGCCGGTTTGGTCGGGCAATTGCGGCCGTCGATCAACATGACCAAGCTCGCTAAATATACCGGCGAATTGTATCGCGGTCTGGAAGCTGAGACCGGACAGGCCACCGGATATCGCCAATGCGGATCCATATCCATGGCGACCAATCAGGAACGTTTTGAGGAACTGAAGCGCAGCGCTTCCATGGCCAAGGTCTTCGACTTGCCGGTCCATGTGGTGACACCTGAAGAGATCAAGGCACTGGCAAATATCGTCAATGTTGATGATGTTGTTGGCGGCATTCATATCCCCAGCGACGGCTATGCCAATGCGGTCGATATCACCCAGGCGCTGGCGAAAGGCGCGCGAACCGGCGGCGCCCAGATATTTGAAAACACCAAAGTCACCAAAATCCGCCATAATGGGGATCGCGTTACGGGTGTAGAAACAGCAGAAGGTTCCATCGAAGCCGATTTTGTCGTGATCTGCGGTGGCATGTGGACACGGGATCTCGCCGCCAGCATTGGCGTCGCTGCGCCTTTGCATGCTTGCGAACATTATTATGTGCTGTTCGAAGGCGTTGAAGGTATCGACAACACACTGCCTGTGCTCCGCGACTATGATTATTGCGGCTACTACAAATATGACGCGGGCAAGCTGCTCGTTGGTGCATTCGAACCCAATGCCCGGCCGTGGGGTATGGATGGTATTTCCGAAGATTTCTGCTTTGATGAAATCGCCGGAAGCTTTGAACATTTTGAACCGCTATTGATGGACGCAATGCGCCGCGTGCCCGCGCTCGAAAATGCGGGCATACAGAAATTCTTCTGCGGTCCGGAAAGCTTCACACCGGATGTGCGCTATCATCTGGGCGAAAGTGCAGAGTTGAAGGGTTGTTTTGTCGCCGCTGGCCTCAACTCCATCGGCCTGCAATCGGCGGGTGGCGTAGGCAAGGTGATGGCTGAATGGATTCGCGATGGCATACCGCCCGCTGATCTTTGGACCGTTGATATCCGTCGCAACATGCCGTTCCAGATTAACCGGAAATATCTGCGCGAACGTGTGACCGAAAGCCTCGGCCTCCTCTACGCGACACATTACCCCTTTAAGCAATATGAAACAGCGCGCGGTGTGCGTAAATCCGCACTGCATGACCGATTGGCCGCAACCGGTGCTTGCTTTGGTGAAGCCTTTGGTTGGGAACGGGCGAACTGGTACGGTGAACCGGGCAGTACGCCCAGTTATGAATATAGCTATGGCCGGCAAAACTGGTTTGAGGCCAATGCCGCTGAGTGCAAGGCGGTGCGCGAGGCAGTCGGCCTGTTCGATCAGTCAAGCTTTGCCAAATTCCGGCTTGAGGGGCGCGATGCCTGTGCAGTGCTGAATCGTGTTTGTGCCAATGATGTCGATGTTGCGCCCGGCAAACTGGTCTATACGCAGTGGCTCAACGACAAAGGTGGAATTGAGGCTGATCTAACCGTCACACGTCTCTCCGAAACTGCCTATCTTATCGTGACGGGCGCAGAAACCGAGGTGAAGGATTTCAACTGGCTCAAGCGCCATATGCCGGACGACGCAAATGCGGTGCTAACCAATGTTTCGTCGGCTATGGGCGTTATCTCTATCATGGGGCCGAACGCGCGTGCGTTGCTGCAATCGATTTGCCCCAATGATCTGTCGCATGAGGCCTTTCCTTTTGCGACCAGCCAAGAAATCGAACTGGGCTATGCCATTGTCCGCGCATCGCGCATCACCTATGTCGGCGAATTGGGCTGGGAGCTTTACATTCCCACCGAATTCATGACCGGGGTCTATGATGAAATTGTCGCCGCCGGCGCCGCTTTCGGCCTCCGACATTGCGGCTACCACGCGCTCAACGCGTTGCGGATGGAAAAGGCCTATCGCCATTGGGGCCATGATATCACCGATGAGGATACGCCGTTGGAGGCGGGCCTTGGCTTTGCGGTGAGGATGGACAAACCAGGTGGATTTATCGGGCGCGAGGCTTTGCTCAGGCAAAAGGAAGAAGGCCTGAAACAGCGCCTCGTCCAGTTCCTGCTGAAGGACCCCGCCCCCATGCTCTATCATAATGAACCGATCTGGCAGGGCGACCGTATCGCCGGTTACATTCGTTCCGGCATGTATACACATGGCCTCGGAGGCGCATGCGGGCTGGGCTATGTGACTGCTGCCGATGGCGGTGTGGTCGGCGCAATCGGTGCCGATGATTATGAGATCGAGATCGCCGGCGTGCGCTATCCCGTCACAGCCTCGCTCAAGCCGCTATATGACCCCTCAAACGCCCGGATCAAAATCTGA
- a CDS encoding FAD-dependent oxidoreductase, with the protein MQTSARVVIIGGGIMGASLLYHLAELGWTDCLLIEKDELTSGSTWHAAGQCPNITGSFNLAKMHAYSNWLYPQLEGLTGQYVSWHKSGGIRLATNERELAWMRYIQGFSKIIGFEMEIIPTEEILKYNPFMTLDGVIAGARTTEDGHADPSGICNALAIGAKNMGAKIVRKNRVTGLTQLPSGEWDVETEQGTVRAEIVVNAAGCYARQVAQMAGIDIPVTNMEHHYVVTDPIPAFQQRDEEIPVMRCPHVSGYFRQEQKSGLIGVYENVGLAEAWTARGGHPEWDSTSELFPEDLERIAPWLERAIERMPIFGEVGLRRFVNGAIPHTPDGGPLLGPAVGLRNFWHCCGTSFGIAQGGGAGKYLAQWIVEGDSEINMAEFDPRRYGPYADENYSRDKVFLDYRMTFTTRLPGEEEPDGRPQKTSAVYERLKVAGAVYGETYGWERPKYFALDGAEEEGGYQRTNSFAAVAAEVAAVAERVGVLDLSGFAKYDVTGPDAEAFLNRICANRMPKKQGGIALAHLLSRQGRIHGEMTVTRLADDHFYCLSAAAAEQRDWDWLVQSKLSGEDVTLRNLTMDLGVLVMNGPRSRDVLAKLTDADLSNEGFRWLSGQEITLAGIKTRALRVSYAGELGWELHPAMDDLSALYDAVWEAGQDFGIVNYGLYAANAMRMEKAYKAWGSELTNELTMIEADLPRFIQFKKDDFVGKQATLDAPDRFRIVYGEVDAANVDVRGAEPCMIGDNCIGLTTSGGYGHRVGKSLFFACVPIENAVPGSTFEIMLQGERRKGIVLEHPAYDIDNLKMKA; encoded by the coding sequence ATGCAAACATCGGCGCGAGTTGTGATCATTGGCGGCGGGATTATGGGAGCATCGCTGCTCTATCATCTCGCTGAACTCGGATGGACCGATTGCCTTCTGATCGAAAAGGATGAACTGACGTCCGGGTCGACATGGCACGCTGCGGGCCAATGCCCCAACATAACCGGCAGCTTCAATCTGGCGAAGATGCATGCTTACTCCAATTGGCTGTATCCGCAGTTAGAGGGGCTGACCGGGCAATATGTCAGCTGGCACAAATCGGGCGGCATCCGCCTGGCGACCAACGAGCGCGAGCTTGCATGGATGCGCTACATTCAAGGTTTTTCAAAGATCATCGGGTTCGAGATGGAGATTATCCCGACCGAGGAAATCTTGAAATATAACCCATTCATGACTTTGGATGGCGTCATTGCCGGTGCGCGGACAACCGAAGATGGCCATGCTGATCCGTCGGGCATCTGCAATGCCTTGGCGATCGGGGCCAAGAATATGGGTGCCAAGATTGTCCGCAAGAATCGCGTGACGGGCCTGACCCAGTTGCCCAGTGGAGAGTGGGACGTGGAAACCGAGCAAGGAACGGTCCGCGCCGAAATCGTTGTGAATGCGGCGGGTTGTTATGCGCGGCAGGTCGCGCAAATGGCCGGCATCGACATTCCGGTCACCAACATGGAACATCATTATGTCGTGACCGATCCCATTCCTGCTTTTCAGCAGCGCGACGAGGAAATTCCCGTCATGCGCTGCCCGCACGTCTCGGGTTATTTCCGGCAAGAACAGAAGAGCGGGCTGATCGGCGTATATGAAAATGTCGGCCTTGCCGAAGCCTGGACCGCGCGCGGCGGCCATCCCGAATGGGATTCGACCAGCGAGCTGTTTCCCGAGGATCTGGAACGGATTGCTCCATGGCTTGAGCGCGCGATCGAGCGCATGCCGATCTTTGGCGAAGTCGGCCTTCGCCGTTTCGTCAATGGCGCGATTCCGCATACTCCCGATGGTGGCCCACTCCTGGGCCCGGCTGTGGGGCTTCGCAATTTCTGGCATTGTTGCGGTACCAGCTTTGGCATCGCCCAAGGGGGCGGGGCAGGCAAATATCTGGCGCAATGGATCGTTGAGGGCGATTCCGAGATCAACATGGCCGAATTCGATCCCCGCCGATACGGCCCCTATGCGGATGAAAATTACAGTCGCGACAAGGTCTTCCTTGATTACCGGATGACCTTCACCACAAGGCTCCCAGGCGAGGAAGAGCCCGATGGCAGGCCACAAAAGACCAGCGCGGTCTATGAACGGTTGAAGGTGGCAGGCGCGGTTTATGGCGAGACTTATGGCTGGGAGCGTCCCAAATATTTCGCACTCGATGGCGCGGAAGAAGAAGGCGGTTATCAGCGCACGAACAGCTTTGCCGCCGTCGCCGCCGAAGTTGCGGCAGTGGCGGAGCGTGTCGGCGTTCTGGATCTGTCCGGCTTTGCCAAATATGATGTGACCGGGCCCGATGCCGAAGCATTTCTGAACCGTATCTGCGCAAACCGCATGCCAAAAAAGCAGGGGGGAATTGCGCTGGCGCACTTATTGTCCCGACAGGGCCGCATCCATGGCGAAATGACGGTGACGCGCCTGGCAGATGATCATTTTTATTGCCTGTCCGCCGCTGCGGCCGAGCAGCGCGACTGGGACTGGCTGGTGCAGAGCAAGCTGTCCGGTGAAGATGTCACCCTGCGCAACCTGACCATGGATCTCGGCGTGCTGGTGATGAATGGCCCACGCTCCCGCGATGTGCTGGCGAAGCTGACCGATGCGGATTTGAGCAATGAAGGCTTCCGCTGGCTGAGCGGTCAGGAAATTACGTTGGCAGGGATAAAGACCCGCGCGCTGCGTGTGTCCTATGCAGGTGAACTGGGCTGGGAATTACACCCTGCGATGGATGATCTCTCAGCGCTCTATGATGCGGTGTGGGAAGCCGGTCAGGACTTTGGCATCGTCAATTACGGCCTTTATGCCGCCAATGCGATGCGCATGGAAAAGGCCTATAAGGCCTGGGGCTCTGAACTCACCAACGAACTGACCATGATCGAGGCAGATTTGCCGCGCTTCATCCAATTCAAGAAGGATGATTTCGTCGGCAAACAGGCGACGTTGGACGCGCCTGACAGGTTCCGGATCGTTTATGGAGAGGTCGACGCCGCCAATGTCGATGTGCGCGGCGCAGAACCGTGCATGATTGGTGATAACTGCATCGGCCTGACCACCTCTGGGGGCTATGGCCACCGAGTAGGCAAAAGCCTGTTTTTCGCTTGCGTGCCGATTGAGAATGCCGTCCCGGGTTCTACCTTTGAGATCATGCTGCAAGGGGAACGGCGCAAGGGCATAGTGCTCGAACATCCAGCCTATGATATTGATAACTTAAAGATGAAGGCCTGA
- a CDS encoding SDR family oxidoreductase has protein sequence MKVAVVTGAAQGVGLATSELLADSGYHVVMTDVQPLDDQLANLRSGGRQLSAISGDISDSGFVSELASKVQRDNGGVDTLVNNAGISLICPAEETSIDQWQQVISINLTAPFLLCQAFGKQMLDRGSGSIVNVASIAGLHGVIHRTAYNASKHGLIGLTRTLAAEWGGRGVRVNAVCPGWIKTEMDARDMGSGAYSDDDIINRVPQARFARPQEVARAIAFLAESDGFINGVSLPVDGGWTGDASWDALRIKTRRPATGDR, from the coding sequence ATGAAGGTCGCGGTAGTAACCGGTGCAGCGCAAGGAGTCGGGCTTGCGACGAGCGAACTTTTGGCGGATTCTGGATATCATGTGGTGATGACAGATGTGCAGCCGCTTGACGATCAGTTGGCGAATCTGCGCTCTGGAGGCAGACAATTATCCGCAATTTCTGGCGACATATCCGATTCCGGCTTTGTATCGGAACTCGCCTCGAAAGTTCAGCGGGACAATGGCGGCGTGGATACTTTGGTAAACAATGCCGGCATTAGCCTGATCTGCCCGGCTGAAGAAACGAGTATTGACCAGTGGCAACAGGTGATCTCGATCAATCTGACCGCCCCCTTCTTGCTATGTCAGGCCTTCGGGAAGCAGATGCTCGATCGTGGCAGCGGCAGCATCGTCAATGTCGCATCCATCGCAGGCCTGCATGGCGTGATCCATCGCACCGCCTATAATGCTTCGAAACATGGCCTGATCGGACTGACCCGGACCTTGGCTGCAGAATGGGGTGGTCGTGGCGTGCGGGTAAATGCGGTTTGCCCTGGCTGGATAAAAACCGAAATGGATGCCCGCGACATGGGTTCCGGAGCTTATAGCGACGACGACATCATCAATCGCGTTCCCCAAGCGCGTTTTGCCCGTCCGCAAGAGGTGGCCCGCGCAATCGCATTTCTTGCAGAAAGCGATGGTTTTATAAATGGCGTGAGCCTTCCCGTCGACGGGGGTTGGACTGGCGATGCCAGCTGGGATGCATTGCGGATCAAGACGCGTCGGCCGGCGACCGGTGACCGGTGA
- a CDS encoding lysophospholipid acyltransferase family protein, with translation MPLLPLHLLWRILKLPSPWAMLFMRISARALGAKVRVHGKALRKDVFFVSNHISWHDIPILGGVTGTAFVAQDGVRKWPIIGWLAAQNRTIFISRTEKQTVADQIAELRDAIAENWSVTLFPEGTTSDGLGLLPFKPSLFATLAPPPKPMLIQPVLLDFGDAGPEIAWLGEETGWESAWRAFTRPGNFTVNVHFLEPFDPATQADRKEVCAEARSRMLAAMA, from the coding sequence ATGCCCCTGTTACCGCTCCACTTGCTTTGGCGTATCCTCAAACTGCCATCGCCTTGGGCGATGCTCTTTATGCGCATCTCCGCCCGCGCGCTGGGCGCCAAGGTAAGGGTTCACGGCAAAGCGTTGCGCAAGGACGTATTTTTTGTTTCAAACCATATTTCGTGGCACGATATTCCGATCTTGGGCGGGGTCACCGGAACGGCCTTTGTTGCTCAGGATGGGGTGCGCAAGTGGCCGATCATTGGTTGGCTCGCGGCACAAAACCGCACAATTTTTATTAGTCGAACCGAAAAACAGACCGTCGCTGATCAGATAGCCGAGCTTCGCGATGCGATCGCAGAAAACTGGTCGGTCACGCTTTTTCCGGAAGGAACCACCTCCGACGGGCTCGGTCTATTGCCATTCAAACCATCGCTTTTCGCGACACTGGCACCGCCGCCAAAGCCAATGCTCATCCAACCCGTTTTGCTCGACTTTGGTGATGCAGGTCCGGAAATCGCATGGCTGGGCGAAGAAACCGGCTGGGAGAGTGCATGGCGCGCATTTACCCGACCGGGGAACTTTACCGTCAATGTGCACTTCCTTGAGCCCTTTGATCCCGCCACGCAGGCTGACCGGAAAGAAGTGTGCGCCGAGGCCCGTTCGCGGATGCTAGCTGCAATGGCATAA
- a CDS encoding ketosteroid isomerase-related protein, which translates to MPLSREAATALIERYYAAFNAGDHEGILACLADTVVHDINQGERETGKDAFAAFLNRMDAAYSEQLSDIVIMANDSGTRAAAEFIVHGVYKAADEGLPPAHGQRYELPAGAFFDLDGELIGRVSVYYNLTDWISQVS; encoded by the coding sequence ATGCCATTATCGCGCGAGGCCGCAACTGCACTGATCGAGCGTTATTATGCCGCCTTTAACGCGGGTGACCATGAAGGCATATTGGCCTGCCTCGCAGACACAGTCGTGCACGATATCAATCAGGGCGAACGAGAAACGGGCAAAGATGCTTTCGCAGCATTTCTCAACCGCATGGATGCCGCCTATTCCGAGCAGCTGAGTGACATTGTCATCATGGCCAATGATAGCGGCACGCGCGCAGCAGCGGAATTCATCGTGCATGGCGTCTACAAGGCCGCAGACGAAGGCCTGCCGCCAGCGCATGGGCAGCGCTACGAGCTTCCAGCGGGGGCATTTTTCGATCTGGATGGTGAACTGATCGGGCGCGTTTCGGTCTATTACAATCTCACAGACTGGATTTCGCAGGTTTCATGA
- a CDS encoding GNAT family N-acetyltransferase, which translates to MKPVVRSLLRPEDRLAAIPQLAALRIAVFRDWPYLYDGTVEYEAEYLHEFANEPGSVLVIAEQDQQIVGAATASPMASQKAEFRDAACAHGMDVDRLFYFGESVLLPACRGMGIGHAFFDAREAAARAAGATAATFCAVIRPDNHAMRPTDPRDLAPFWKSRGYMPVEGLTCDFDWKDIDQLNETSHPMQFWSRSL; encoded by the coding sequence ATGAAGCCGGTTGTCCGCAGTTTGCTGAGACCCGAAGACCGGCTGGCGGCCATTCCGCAACTGGCGGCGTTGCGCATAGCGGTGTTTCGGGATTGGCCATATCTGTATGACGGCACAGTCGAATATGAAGCAGAATATCTGCACGAATTCGCCAATGAGCCCGGATCGGTTCTGGTGATTGCCGAGCAGGATCAGCAGATTGTGGGAGCGGCAACGGCATCACCCATGGCTTCACAAAAGGCCGAGTTTCGGGATGCTGCGTGCGCGCATGGCATGGATGTCGACAGGCTTTTTTATTTCGGCGAATCGGTATTGCTGCCTGCGTGTCGCGGCATGGGCATTGGTCATGCATTTTTCGACGCAAGAGAGGCTGCTGCCCGTGCTGCAGGAGCCACAGCCGCGACCTTCTGCGCCGTCATACGGCCCGACAATCACGCTATGCGGCCAACAGATCCGCGCGACCTAGCGCCGTTCTGGAAGTCGCGCGGCTATATGCCAGTTGAGGGGCTGACCTGTGATTTTGACTGGAAAGATATCGATCAATTGAATGAAACCAGCCACCCGATGCAATTCTGGTCGCGTTCATTGTGA
- a CDS encoding carbon-nitrogen hydrolase family protein codes for MTGTIKVAAAQYPIEAVADFADWQTKVGRWVENATLARSNLLLFPEYAAMELSAIEPSTAGDLKGSLQTVISAAEAANAHYRALAMRFGVTILASSMPTMLGNGRVVNRATLFVPDGRSGYQDKIVMTRFEREQWDISGGETLRLFRTTLGPIGISICYDVEFPMIARTQAEAGAKIILAPSCTDTMQGYWRVRIGAQARALENQCFVIQAPTVGMAPWSVAVDENYGAAGIFVPPDGDSPDDGVHALGKEGESSWLYSEIDLARVPLWRKDGAVRPFSHWPEQFIGQPQTSLPVEIVPLD; via the coding sequence GTGACCGGAACAATCAAAGTTGCGGCCGCGCAATATCCAATAGAAGCTGTCGCTGATTTCGCCGATTGGCAAACGAAAGTCGGTCGCTGGGTCGAGAATGCTACATTGGCAAGATCAAATCTGCTGCTGTTCCCTGAATATGCGGCGATGGAACTATCAGCCATCGAACCGTCAACAGCAGGAGACCTGAAAGGGTCGCTACAGACAGTTATCTCCGCAGCAGAGGCTGCAAATGCCCATTATCGCGCGCTTGCGATGCGTTTTGGGGTCACGATATTGGCGAGCAGTATGCCGACGATGCTCGGCAATGGTCGGGTTGTGAACCGTGCCACGCTTTTCGTTCCCGACGGCCGATCCGGCTATCAGGACAAAATCGTGATGACCCGATTCGAACGGGAACAATGGGATATCAGTGGCGGCGAAACACTGCGCCTGTTTCGAACCACGCTTGGTCCGATTGGCATTTCCATTTGTTACGATGTCGAGTTTCCAATGATCGCACGCACGCAAGCCGAAGCTGGCGCCAAGATCATACTCGCCCCATCCTGTACCGACACAATGCAGGGCTATTGGCGAGTGCGCATCGGCGCACAAGCGCGCGCATTGGAAAATCAGTGCTTTGTCATTCAGGCCCCGACGGTTGGTATGGCGCCTTGGTCCGTCGCAGTGGATGAAAATTATGGTGCCGCCGGTATATTTGTGCCCCCTGATGGCGACAGCCCGGATGATGGTGTTCACGCCTTGGGCAAGGAAGGCGAAAGCAGCTGGCTCTATTCCGAAATCGACCTTGCGCGGGTCCCGTTATGGCGAAAAGACGGTGCCGTGCGGCCTTTCAGCCATTGGCCGGAACAGTTTATCGGGCAACCGCAGACAAGCCTGCCCGTAGAGATTGTTCCTCTGGACTAG